The following nucleotide sequence is from Streptomyces xiamenensis.
TGGGCATGACCGGCGCGGAGTTCGAGGTCGTGGAGCCGCCCGCGCTGCGCGAGCGACTGCACGACTGGGGCACCCGCTTCACCCGCGCCGCCGCGGGGTGAGGGTTCAGGAAGCGGGCGGGGCGGTCCGTACGGTGACGAGTACCCCGCGCTCCCGGCCGCCGTCCGGCTGCTCCCAGGACGCCTCGACCTCACCGGCGTCACCGGCCGGCGCGCCCGAGCCGGGACCGGCCCCCGGGCTCAGTACCCGGCGCACCCGCAGCACGCTGCCGTCCCCGGCCGTCAGCTCCGTACGGTCCCGGTGGTCGGTGACCCCGGCGGAGCCGAAGTCTCCGGCCAGCGCCGCGGTGCCGCGGTACACGCGGAGGACGTCGTCGTCGGGGGTGTCGCTGACGCTCTGCGCCTGGGCCAGGACCCGGCCCTCGATCAGGGCGGGCAGCTGCGCGGCGAACACCGGGTCGTGGCAGGCGTCGTACACCCACCGCCGCCCCAGCACCCCGTGCTCCAGGGTGCCCACCAGGGCGTGCTCCGCGCCCGCCGGCGGAGCCCCGCGGTAGGTCAGCGGCGCCAGGTAGACGACCGGTTCGGCCCCGGAGGTGTCGCGCACGATGACGAACTCGACGCCGACCTCGCCCGCCGGATCGTCCAGCCGGAACCCGCCCGCCCTGATCAGCCGCGGCTCCCCGTCACCGCCCCGGTACCACGGCCGGGACGGCAGCCAGGCGGCGAGCAGTTCGGACTTGGTCGGGGTGAGGGTGGTGTGGTGAATGACAGCCATGCCGGACAGCCTCTCATCCGCGCCCCGTTGAAGAGCGGGAGCGGACGCAAGCGCGGGAGGGGGTGAGGGGCGAGCGTCGCACCACCCGGTGCCGCGTGGCCCCCGGCACCCGCGATACGGGCCGGGGCCGCCCGGCCTACGCCGCCGCCAGCAGCCGTTCCCGGTCCGCCGCCGCCAGGCGCAGGGAGCTGCCGATCAGGGTCAGAGTGACGCGTTCGGCATCGGTGTACGGGCCGTCCGCCAGGGCGATCCGGGCGCCGTGCAGCAGCAGGCTCTCCCGGCCCTGGGGCGCGAGATGCGGGGCCAGCGGCTCCAGGGCGTCCCGTACCTCGGTCTCCGTGGGCAGCCCGGCCAGCCCGTCCGCCGAGATCTCCGGGAAGCCCGCCTCGCGCAGCGAGTCGACCGCCGCCGCCCGGGTCACGGGGTCCGCGGGGGCCAGCAGTGCCAGGGCCACCACCAGGTAGGCGTTCCGCAGCAGCGCGGACAGGCCCGTGGTGGTCGGGTCGTCCAGGGCGGTCAGCGGGTAGTGGCCCGCGCAGGAGACGCAGGAGACCACCGGGGCGGCCTTCCCCAGCCGCAGCAGGGGCACTCCCAGCAGCGTCATCCGCCGCCGTCCGGCCAGCCGCTGATAGCAGCGGTCACCACCGCACCCGGGGCAGAAGAAGTCCCCGTCGTCGATGACCCGCCACGCCGTTCGGATACCTGTCCCTGCCACCCTCGGCACGCCGACCTCCGTAACACACCCGCAACACTGCGAGTGTGAGACGTGATGTTAACCACACTCCCCCGTCGGGGTCAGTAGTCAGACCGGCCAAATGCGCGGCCGAAACGAATCCGCGCCCCGGCCGGGGCGCGGACCCGCACGTTCCGGTGACTAACGAGCGGACCGGTTGACGGCGGAGACGACCGCCTTCAGTGACGCCCGCACGATGTTCGCGTCGATGCCGATGCCCCACAGCACCCGGCCGCCGATCGCGCACTCGATGTACGCCGCCGCCTGGGACCCGGCGCCCTCGCTCATCGTGTGCTCCACGTAGTCCAGCAGGCGCACCTCTTCACCGATCACGCCCGCCCCCGCCAGCGCGTCGAAGAACGCCGCCAGCGGGCCGTTGCCCTGCCCCGTCAGCACGGTGTCGGCGCCGTCCACGACGG
It contains:
- a CDS encoding maltokinase N-terminal cap-like domain-containing protein; the protein is MAVIHHTTLTPTKSELLAAWLPSRPWYRGGDGEPRLIRAGGFRLDDPAGEVGVEFVIVRDTSGAEPVVYLAPLTYRGAPPAGAEHALVGTLEHGVLGRRWVYDACHDPVFAAQLPALIEGRVLAQAQSVSDTPDDDVLRVYRGTAALAGDFGSAGVTDHRDRTELTAGDGSVLRVRRVLSPGAGPGSGAPAGDAGEVEASWEQPDGGRERGVLVTVRTAPPAS